One window from the genome of Choloepus didactylus isolate mChoDid1 chromosome 2, mChoDid1.pri, whole genome shotgun sequence encodes:
- the CD34 gene encoding hematopoietic progenitor cell antigen CD34 isoform X2 — protein MLVRQGARTGSAMPRGWTALCLLSLLPSGFTNMDISTATKPPTTRITSATPPNAFDQTTISRSSTITSPNPVSQDSNGTTKAFTSEPTIKLTSTSKITLTPETMSSSVQSQTSLAITVATSSTNFPTSEKTLEPSMLPGNVSDLPPNSTNPMTTITKSYTSSPPIPSTIKGEIKCLKIKEVRLTHGICLEQNETSSCEDFKKDKGEDLIQVLCEKEQTEAEAGAGVCSLLLAQSEVRPHCLLLVLANRTEFSSWLQLMKKHQSDLAMLGIHSFSEQDVVSHQSYSRKTLIALVTSGLLLAVLGTTCYCLMNRRSWSPTGERLELEP, from the exons CCTCTGGGTTCACAAATATGGACATCTCAACTGCTACAAAGCCACCTACCACAAGAATAACTTCAGCTACTCCTCCAAATGCATTTGACCAGACAACCATATCACGAAGTAGTACAATTACCAGCCCCAACCCTGTTTCTCAGGACAGCAATGGGACCACAAAAGCCTTCACCTCAG AGCCTACAATCAAGCTCACGTCTACCTCTAAAATCACCCTGACCCCTGAAACCATGAGCTCTTCTGTCCAGTCACAGACCTCTCTAGCCATCACAGTGGCCACCTCTTCAACCAACTTTCCAACTTCAGAGAAAACCCTGGAGCCCAGCATGTTACCTGGAAATGTGTCAGATCTTCCACCCAACAGCACCAACCCTATGACAACCATCACAAAATCCTATACATCGTCTCCTCCTATCCCAAGCACCATTAAG ggagaaatcaaatgCTTGAAAATCAAAGAAGTGAGGTTGACCCATGGCATTTGCTTGGAGCAAAATGAGACCTCCAGCTGT GAGGACTTTAAGAAGGACAAAGGAGAGGACCTGATCCAAGTACTGTGTGAAAAGGAGCAGACTGAAGCTGAGGCTGGGGCCGGGGTGTGCTCCTTGCTTCTGGCCCAGTCTGAGGTTAGGCCGCACTGCCTGCTGCTGGTCTTGGCCAACAGAACAG AATTCTCCAGCTGGCTCCAACTTATGAAAAAGCACCAGTCTGACCTGGCAATG CTGGGGATCCACAGCTTCTCTGAGCAAGATGTTGTGAGCCACCAGAGCTATTCCCGCAAAACCCTGATTGCACTGGTGACCTCAGGGCTCCTGCTGGCTGTCTTGGGCACTACCTGCTATTGCCTCATGAACCGGCGCAGCTGGAGCCCCACAGGAGAAAGGCTG GAGCTGGAGCCTTGA
- the CD34 gene encoding hematopoietic progenitor cell antigen CD34 isoform X1, with protein MLVRQGARTGSAMPRGWTALCLLSLLPSGFTNMDISTATKPPTTRITSATPPNAFDQTTISRSSTITSPNPVSQDSNGTTKAFTSEPTIKLTSTSKITLTPETMSSSVQSQTSLAITVATSSTNFPTSEKTLEPSMLPGNVSDLPPNSTNPMTTITKSYTSSPPIPSTIKGEIKCLKIKEVRLTHGICLEQNETSSCEDFKKDKGEDLIQVLCEKEQTEAEAGAGVCSLLLAQSEVRPHCLLLVLANRTEFSSWLQLMKKHQSDLAMLGIHSFSEQDVVSHQSYSRKTLIALVTSGLLLAVLGTTCYCLMNRRSWSPTGERLDEDPYCTESGGGQGYSSGPASSPEAQGKACVNRGAQENGTGQATSRNCHSARQHMVADTEL; from the exons CCTCTGGGTTCACAAATATGGACATCTCAACTGCTACAAAGCCACCTACCACAAGAATAACTTCAGCTACTCCTCCAAATGCATTTGACCAGACAACCATATCACGAAGTAGTACAATTACCAGCCCCAACCCTGTTTCTCAGGACAGCAATGGGACCACAAAAGCCTTCACCTCAG AGCCTACAATCAAGCTCACGTCTACCTCTAAAATCACCCTGACCCCTGAAACCATGAGCTCTTCTGTCCAGTCACAGACCTCTCTAGCCATCACAGTGGCCACCTCTTCAACCAACTTTCCAACTTCAGAGAAAACCCTGGAGCCCAGCATGTTACCTGGAAATGTGTCAGATCTTCCACCCAACAGCACCAACCCTATGACAACCATCACAAAATCCTATACATCGTCTCCTCCTATCCCAAGCACCATTAAG ggagaaatcaaatgCTTGAAAATCAAAGAAGTGAGGTTGACCCATGGCATTTGCTTGGAGCAAAATGAGACCTCCAGCTGT GAGGACTTTAAGAAGGACAAAGGAGAGGACCTGATCCAAGTACTGTGTGAAAAGGAGCAGACTGAAGCTGAGGCTGGGGCCGGGGTGTGCTCCTTGCTTCTGGCCCAGTCTGAGGTTAGGCCGCACTGCCTGCTGCTGGTCTTGGCCAACAGAACAG AATTCTCCAGCTGGCTCCAACTTATGAAAAAGCACCAGTCTGACCTGGCAATG CTGGGGATCCACAGCTTCTCTGAGCAAGATGTTGTGAGCCACCAGAGCTATTCCCGCAAAACCCTGATTGCACTGGTGACCTCAGGGCTCCTGCTGGCTGTCTTGGGCACTACCTGCTATTGCCTCATGAACCGGCGCAGCTGGAGCCCCACAGGAGAAAGGCTG GACGAAGACCCTTATTGCACGGAGAGCGGTGGAGGCCAGGGCTATAGCTCAGGCCCTGCATCCTCCCCCGAGGCCCAGGGAAAGGCCTGTGTGAACCGAGGGGCTCAGGAGAACGGGACTGGCCAGGCCACATCCAGAAACTGCCACTCAGCAAGACAACACATGGTGGCTGATACTGAATTGTGA